In Paenibacillus sp. FSL M7-0420, a single genomic region encodes these proteins:
- a CDS encoding SGNH/GDSL hydrolase family protein: MEEYNSGIGLGGQEGPAAPQDPVERRNGFFVMFETAVEATARAEGKPSQEVYLEGNYLIDKAKYIGGVTDEQMLAMLRDWSGFRKLVHSIGVSVKTAEEGAAVTFLMQNWGRTSKYETGTQLRVPCPGDGTEILVKLEEHEWSEEDVAPGKYAFEFNNEGELGTASIVLYLNDGYTAPELTAEPSVDFDSSAYRAMIAKSLLYSGNNRRLKRAMDKAASGEDVTIAYIGGSITQGAGAKPIHTECYAYQSYLRFKELFGKEGGENIHFIKAGVGGTPSELGMIRYERDVLRDGAAAPDIVVVEFAVNDEGDETKGNCFESLCLKILSAPNQPAVILLFSVFVNDWNLQDRLSPVGRRYNLPMVSVKDAVTEQFRLSKAEGNIISKRQFFYDIYHPTNDGHRVMADSLGYLFSETARMGLDEKEQDTLAGPPVLGNDFAHVRLLDRISDLGSAGTAVAIEAGGFHGTDEELQQVELDANPFGTPQFPHNWMHTAASGEDRFRLTITSKNLILVFKDSGSPDVGKAEVHVDGKLVLTADPHVNSWTHCNAVILYNNEQSEEHVVEIRMVPEDQEKSFTILGFGYTA; encoded by the coding sequence ATGGAAGAGTATAACAGCGGTATCGGGCTTGGCGGGCAGGAGGGTCCGGCGGCACCCCAAGATCCAGTGGAGCGCCGTAACGGCTTCTTCGTCATGTTCGAGACGGCGGTTGAGGCAACCGCCCGGGCGGAGGGCAAGCCCTCGCAGGAGGTCTATCTGGAAGGCAATTATCTGATCGATAAGGCCAAATACATAGGCGGGGTCACGGATGAGCAGATGCTGGCGATGCTTAGAGACTGGAGCGGCTTCCGCAAGCTGGTGCACAGCATTGGAGTGTCCGTGAAGACGGCGGAAGAGGGGGCAGCAGTCACTTTTCTTATGCAGAATTGGGGCAGAACCAGCAAGTATGAGACCGGCACGCAGCTGCGGGTCCCCTGCCCGGGCGACGGAACGGAAATCCTAGTGAAGCTGGAGGAGCATGAGTGGTCTGAGGAGGATGTGGCTCCCGGCAAATATGCCTTTGAATTCAACAATGAGGGGGAACTGGGGACAGCGAGCATCGTTCTCTACCTGAATGACGGGTACACCGCGCCTGAGCTGACAGCGGAACCTTCCGTAGACTTCGATTCGTCTGCTTACCGCGCGATGATTGCGAAGTCTCTGTTATATTCGGGCAATAACCGGCGGCTGAAGCGGGCTATGGACAAGGCTGCTAGCGGCGAAGATGTGACGATTGCTTATATTGGCGGGTCCATCACTCAGGGGGCTGGAGCTAAACCCATTCATACAGAATGCTATGCCTATCAGTCGTACTTGAGATTTAAGGAGCTATTCGGCAAGGAGGGTGGAGAGAATATTCATTTCATCAAGGCCGGGGTTGGCGGGACGCCCTCTGAGCTTGGGATGATCCGCTATGAGCGGGATGTGCTGAGGGATGGTGCAGCCGCTCCCGACATCGTAGTGGTGGAATTTGCCGTGAATGATGAAGGGGACGAGACGAAGGGCAACTGCTTCGAGAGTCTTTGTCTCAAAATCCTGTCTGCGCCGAATCAGCCTGCCGTCATTCTGCTGTTCAGTGTCTTCGTGAATGACTGGAACCTGCAGGACCGCCTCTCCCCGGTAGGCAGACGCTATAATCTCCCTATGGTTAGTGTCAAAGATGCAGTAACAGAGCAGTTCCGGCTGAGCAAGGCCGAAGGGAATATCATCTCCAAACGGCAATTTTTCTACGATATCTATCACCCCACGAATGACGGGCACCGCGTAATGGCGGACTCCCTGGGCTACCTTTTCTCCGAGACCGCCCGGATGGGATTGGATGAAAAGGAGCAGGATACTCTGGCGGGACCGCCTGTGCTCGGCAATGATTTTGCCCATGTCCGGCTGCTGGACCGTATAAGTGATCTGGGCAGCGCAGGTACTGCGGTTGCTATTGAAGCAGGCGGCTTCCACGGTACGGATGAGGAGCTGCAGCAGGTGGAGCTGGATGCCAATCCGTTCGGCACTCCGCAATTCCCGCATAACTGGATGCACACGGCTGCGTCCGGTGAGGATCGCTTCAGGCTGACAATCACCAGCAAGAATCTGATCCTGGTCTTCAAGGATTCGGGCAGCCCGGATGTAGGCAAGGCGGAGGTTCATGTGGACGGCAAGCTGGTTCTGACGGCAGATCCGCATGTGAATAGCTGGACGCACTGCAACGCTGTGATTCTATACAACAATGAGCAGAGCGAGGAGCATGTGGTGGAGATCCGGATGGTGCCTGAGGATCAGGAGAAGAGCTTCACCATCCTGGGCTTTGGCTATACGGCTTAA
- a CDS encoding glycosyltransferase family 2 protein: MHDLSIVIPTRNRISDLTLCIESIGAQTGLENVSIELLIVDDGEIEEQVLDDFREVLGRLPDASLRYYRKTKPGVWLSRYEALGLIDGEILLSFDDDAELDDPLYIRRMLDTYASDPSIVGVGGIAKGLSSSKSGKLLGRLTCQMSASPGRLSASTLAGSLLLWGETEDIFETDFFHGCNMSFRSSALQDMKPYPWMTSYAVADDIYMCHLASRYGKLVINPELKIMHHESPSSRDKAGRVARATAVNHYYLLNLRKAPVKNYAALLWTLTYLTAKATLKRNFNAVSGYTSGILFVLNPRKNKYREFMLD; encoded by the coding sequence ATGCATGACCTGTCTATAGTCATTCCCACTCGTAACCGGATCAGCGATCTGACTCTCTGCATTGAATCCATCGGTGCCCAGACCGGGCTGGAGAATGTCTCCATCGAACTGCTGATCGTGGACGACGGTGAGATCGAAGAACAGGTGCTGGATGATTTCCGCGAGGTGCTCGGGCGTCTTCCGGATGCCAGCCTGCGCTATTACCGCAAAACCAAGCCCGGCGTCTGGCTCTCCCGCTATGAGGCCCTCGGGCTCATCGACGGAGAGATTCTGCTCAGCTTCGATGACGATGCGGAGCTGGACGATCCGCTCTATATCCGCCGGATGCTCGATACCTACGCCTCAGATCCGTCCATTGTCGGAGTAGGCGGAATCGCCAAGGGTCTCTCCAGCAGTAAATCAGGCAAGCTGCTTGGCCGGCTGACCTGCCAAATGTCGGCTTCGCCAGGTAGACTGTCGGCAAGCACACTGGCTGGGTCTCTTCTTTTGTGGGGGGAGACGGAGGATATTTTTGAGACGGATTTCTTCCATGGCTGCAACATGTCCTTCCGCAGCTCAGCGCTGCAGGACATGAAGCCGTACCCCTGGATGACCAGCTACGCGGTGGCGGACGATATCTATATGTGCCATCTGGCAAGCAGATACGGCAAGCTGGTGATTAACCCGGAGCTGAAAATCATGCACCATGAATCGCCCAGCTCGCGCGACAAGGCAGGCCGGGTTGCCCGGGCGACAGCAGTCAATCATTATTATCTGCTGAATCTGCGCAAAGCACCCGTGAAGAATTATGCGGCGCTGCTCTGGACACTGACCTATCTGACGGCAAAAGCTACCCTGAAACGGAATTTCAATGCCGTCTCAGGCTACACCAGCGGCATTCTGTTCGTGCTTAATCCCCGCAAGAATAAATACAGGGAATTCATGCTTGACTAA
- a CDS encoding DsbA family oxidoreductase, translating to MRIDIWSDYACPFCYIGKRRLEHALSQFPGRDQVEVVFRSFQLDPNARTDETRDIHELLAGKYGMTRDKAKEMNAQLAEQAQGVGLEFNFDTIQSTNTFDAHRLSHYAATQGKAPQMTERLLRAYFTDSLNVGDRKVLAELAAEAGLDQAEVAAVLDSETYGDRVEADIEAARQLNITGVPFFVFNNKYAVSGAQPGPVFTEVLDTVWAEEQKGPELQVVGQPKSGAAPSADGCDDGSCSI from the coding sequence ATGAGAATAGATATATGGTCTGATTATGCCTGCCCGTTCTGCTATATCGGCAAAAGACGGCTGGAGCACGCGCTGAGCCAATTCCCCGGCCGTGACCAGGTGGAGGTCGTGTTCCGCAGCTTCCAGCTGGACCCGAATGCACGCACCGATGAGACGAGAGATATCCATGAGCTGCTGGCCGGCAAATACGGCATGACCCGTGACAAGGCCAAGGAGATGAACGCACAGCTGGCCGAGCAGGCGCAGGGTGTAGGTCTGGAGTTCAATTTCGATACGATTCAGTCCACGAATACCTTTGACGCTCACCGCTTGAGCCACTATGCCGCTACTCAGGGCAAGGCTCCGCAGATGACCGAACGGCTGCTGCGTGCTTATTTCACCGATTCACTGAATGTGGGTGACCGTAAAGTGCTGGCTGAGCTGGCTGCGGAGGCCGGACTGGATCAGGCTGAAGTGGCTGCAGTGCTCGACAGTGAGACTTACGGCGACCGGGTCGAGGCTGACATTGAAGCTGCCCGGCAGCTGAACATCACCGGCGTTCCGTTCTTCGTCTTCAATAATAAGTACGCCGTATCCGGTGCGCAGCCGGGTCCGGTCTTTACTGAAGTGCTGGACACGGTATGGGCGGAGGAACAGAAGGGTCCAGAGCTTCAGGTGGTCGGCCAGCCGAAGTCCGGGGCTGCACCGTCTGCTGACGGCTGCGATGACGGTTCTTGCAGCATCTGA
- a CDS encoding oleate hydratase: MKKEYGNEQVYFVGGGIASLAGAAYLVRDCGFPGQNIHIIEEMKILGGSNDGAGDAEHGYVIRGGRMLNDETYENLWELLNTIPSIDQPGLTLREEIIQFDESNPTRGQARLINSKGEVQDVTSMGFDMADRLALGKLVITPESAMGTLRINDWFGPHFFTTNFWYMWATTFAFQPWHSAVEFKRYMLRFMHEFPRIQTLEGVTRTPYNQYDSIILPLHQYLEPLGVDFNLKCTVTDLEFKEGDGITVTGMKVIRDGVEDTIQVHEGDRVIVTNGSMTEGASLGSMTSAPGLNGKGSSWKLWENIAAKKPGLGNPSSFDDHVDESKWESFTVTFQDSKFFDLMEKFTRNRAGTGALVTFKDSSWLMSVVLAFQPHFRNQPEHVRVFWGYGLYPDKLGDYVHKKMCDCTGEEIMEELIGHLHFEAHKEEIMATANCIPCMMPYITSQFMPRLNSDRPQVVPEGSTNLAFIGQYCEIPDDIVFTEEYSVRAARIAVYTLFGLNRPVEPINAYQNDVRTLFSSLVTSFR; this comes from the coding sequence GTGAAAAAAGAGTACGGTAACGAGCAGGTATATTTCGTAGGCGGTGGCATTGCTTCCCTTGCGGGTGCAGCCTATCTGGTTAGAGACTGTGGTTTTCCCGGACAGAACATTCACATTATTGAAGAAATGAAGATCCTTGGCGGCAGCAATGACGGAGCCGGCGATGCAGAGCACGGGTATGTCATTCGCGGCGGCCGGATGCTGAACGATGAGACCTATGAGAATCTGTGGGAGCTATTAAATACCATTCCGTCCATTGACCAGCCGGGGCTGACGCTGCGGGAAGAAATCATTCAATTCGACGAATCCAATCCGACCCGCGGCCAGGCCCGGCTGATCAACAGCAAGGGTGAGGTTCAGGATGTAACCTCAATGGGCTTCGATATGGCAGACCGCCTGGCCCTGGGCAAGCTGGTCATTACCCCGGAATCAGCCATGGGCACCTTGCGGATTAACGACTGGTTCGGGCCGCATTTCTTCACGACGAACTTCTGGTACATGTGGGCAACGACCTTTGCTTTCCAGCCTTGGCATAGTGCGGTTGAGTTCAAGCGTTATATGCTCCGCTTCATGCACGAATTCCCGAGAATTCAAACGCTTGAAGGCGTAACCCGCACCCCATATAACCAATATGATTCCATTATTCTGCCGCTGCATCAATATCTGGAGCCGCTGGGCGTAGATTTCAACTTGAAATGTACGGTCACTGATCTGGAATTCAAAGAAGGCGACGGCATCACAGTGACCGGGATGAAGGTCATCCGCGATGGCGTGGAGGACACGATCCAGGTTCATGAAGGTGACCGCGTCATTGTGACTAACGGCTCGATGACCGAAGGCGCAAGCCTCGGATCAATGACCTCCGCTCCCGGGCTGAACGGTAAGGGCAGCTCGTGGAAGCTGTGGGAGAATATCGCCGCGAAGAAGCCGGGTCTCGGCAATCCCTCCTCCTTCGATGATCATGTGGATGAATCCAAATGGGAATCCTTCACGGTAACCTTCCAGGACTCGAAGTTCTTCGACCTTATGGAGAAGTTCACCCGCAACCGGGCCGGAACCGGCGCACTCGTCACCTTCAAGGATTCCAGCTGGCTGATGTCTGTCGTGCTGGCCTTCCAGCCGCATTTCCGCAACCAGCCGGAGCATGTCAGGGTCTTCTGGGGATATGGCCTCTACCCGGACAAGCTCGGCGATTATGTACACAAAAAAATGTGCGACTGTACCGGCGAGGAGATTATGGAGGAGCTGATCGGACATCTGCACTTCGAGGCGCATAAGGAAGAGATCATGGCTACCGCCAACTGTATTCCTTGCATGATGCCGTATATCACCTCCCAGTTCATGCCGCGCCTGAACAGCGACCGGCCGCAGGTGGTGCCTGAAGGCTCAACCAACCTGGCCTTTATCGGCCAATACTGCGAGATCCCGGACGATATCGTTTTCACGGAAGAATATTCAGTCCGTGCCGCCCGCATCGCTGTCTACACCCTGTTCGGCCTGAACCGTCCGGTGGAGCCGATCAATGCGTACCAGAACGATGTCCGCACACTGTTCTCCAGTCTGGTGACCTCGTTCCGGTAA